A part of Setaria viridis chromosome 8, Setaria_viridis_v4.0, whole genome shotgun sequence genomic DNA contains:
- the LOC117866771 gene encoding disease resistance protein RPP13 isoform X2: MAEAVVGVLLGKLSVALMNEAATYASSIICKESSELKALFGEIRKAEGELEIMKAYLHDSEKLKDTNEIAGIFVNKIRDLAFRIEDVVDEFAYKIEDNKQEGFRAKMKKMLKNGKTWRRLALELRDINCKLEDAAKRKDLYAMPGMERGARDCDHHARTTNQTSCFARDEDLVGIQDNAEKLKRWLVGDFEERYKIATVWGMGGVGKTSLVDYVYRIVKVEFDAAAWITVSKSYKVEELLRKVAREFGITIDVSNMELRSLVEVIRSHLKG, from the exons ATGGCGGAGGCTGTTGTTGGAGTGCTACTCGGCAAGCTCAGTGTGGCCCTGATGAACGAGGCAGCAACCTATGCTTCATCCATCATTTGCAAGGAATCTTCTGAGCTCAAGGCTCTCTTTGGGGAGATCCGCAAAGCTGAGGGTGAGCTCGAGATCATGAAGGCATACCTGCATGACTCAGAGAAGCTCAAGGATACCAACGAGATTGCTGGCATCTTTGTCAATAAGATTCGAGATCTAGCTTTCCGGATTGAGGATGTGGTCGATGAGTTTGCATACAAGATTGAGGACAACAAGCAAGAAGGGTTTAGAGCCAAGATGAAAAAAATGCTTAAGAACGGCAAGACTTGGCGCCGTTTAGCTCTTGAGCTCCGCGATATCAATTGCAAGCTTGAAGATGCTGCAAAAAGGAAGGACCTTTATGCCATGCCAGGGATGGAAAGAGGTGCTAGAGACTGTGACCATCATGCTAGAACTACCAATCAAACTTCATGTTTTGCAAGGGACGAGGATCTTGTAGGTATTCAGGATAATGCAGAAAAGCTTAAGCGGTGGTTAGTAGGTGATTTTGAAGAAAGGTACAAAATCGCCACTGTTTGGGGGATGGGTGGCGTAGGTAAAACTAGTCTAGTTGATTATGTCTATAGGATTGTGAAAGTGGAGTTTGATGCTGCTGCATGGATAACAGTGTCAAAAAGTTACAAAGTTGAGGAATTGCTGAGGAAGGTTGCTAGAGAGTTTGGCATTACAATTGACGTCAGCAACATGGAACTGAGAAGCCTAGTTGAGGTCATTCGTAGCCATCTTAAAG GTTAG
- the LOC117866771 gene encoding disease resistance protein RPM1 isoform X1, which produces MAEAVVGVLLGKLSVALMNEAATYASSIICKESSELKALFGEIRKAEGELEIMKAYLHDSEKLKDTNEIAGIFVNKIRDLAFRIEDVVDEFAYKIEDNKQEGFRAKMKKMLKNGKTWRRLALELRDINCKLEDAAKRKDLYAMPGMERGARDCDHHARTTNQTSCFARDEDLVGIQDNAEKLKRWLVGDFEERYKIATVWGMGGVGKTSLVDYVYRIVKVEFDAAAWITVSKSYKVEELLRKVAREFGITIDVSNMELRSLVEVIRSHLKGKRYILVLDDIWEKDLWINKIMDVFPTNWVSRFVFTSRKYEVASLATRNCAVKLDPMGENHSWKLFCRLAFRNNDEKSCPIELHDLAMKFLRKCEGLPIAIACIGRLLSCKPSTLTEWNNVYEELELQSTNNVIPGVDTILKVSLEDLPYELKNCFLHCAIFPEDCLLKRKRLIRHWITAGFIKKKESKTLEEVAEGCLNELVNRSLLQVVKKNEFGRVKCCRMHDIIHHLALEKAKEECFGKVYEGPETFSVDSTRRLSIQSTNIEPLCQSGVTHLRAIHAFTSDVDIDLLRPIFMSSHLLSTLDLQGTKIKMLPNEVFNLFNLRFLGLRYTEIEILPKALGRLKNLEVLDALFTPLLSLPEEVVKLQRLWFLYACTLHKERTLQRYGGIKVPRTIRNLTGLHAMETIEATLETLCDVASLTELRAFSVCDVKSEHSLNLCRAIMNMSHLVHLSIAALDENQVLPLEALCLPGTLSKLVLQGWLEKKRMPRILSSWLHLNNLSKLSLIFSKLDEDSFSSLKVLGGLCYLELVKAYDGKKLFFSALSFPRLRRLAIWSAQQLNRVEIEEGALESLEELMFTDCPELNCLPYGIEFLKDLEELRLEDTAEELIEKLRQESRGHQDNEELVKISHIRKVVIILSEKNIRERIR; this is translated from the coding sequence ATGGCGGAGGCTGTTGTTGGAGTGCTACTCGGCAAGCTCAGTGTGGCCCTGATGAACGAGGCAGCAACCTATGCTTCATCCATCATTTGCAAGGAATCTTCTGAGCTCAAGGCTCTCTTTGGGGAGATCCGCAAAGCTGAGGGTGAGCTCGAGATCATGAAGGCATACCTGCATGACTCAGAGAAGCTCAAGGATACCAACGAGATTGCTGGCATCTTTGTCAATAAGATTCGAGATCTAGCTTTCCGGATTGAGGATGTGGTCGATGAGTTTGCATACAAGATTGAGGACAACAAGCAAGAAGGGTTTAGAGCCAAGATGAAAAAAATGCTTAAGAACGGCAAGACTTGGCGCCGTTTAGCTCTTGAGCTCCGCGATATCAATTGCAAGCTTGAAGATGCTGCAAAAAGGAAGGACCTTTATGCCATGCCAGGGATGGAAAGAGGTGCTAGAGACTGTGACCATCATGCTAGAACTACCAATCAAACTTCATGTTTTGCAAGGGACGAGGATCTTGTAGGTATTCAGGATAATGCAGAAAAGCTTAAGCGGTGGTTAGTAGGTGATTTTGAAGAAAGGTACAAAATCGCCACTGTTTGGGGGATGGGTGGCGTAGGTAAAACTAGTCTAGTTGATTATGTCTATAGGATTGTGAAAGTGGAGTTTGATGCTGCTGCATGGATAACAGTGTCAAAAAGTTACAAAGTTGAGGAATTGCTGAGGAAGGTTGCTAGAGAGTTTGGCATTACAATTGACGTCAGCAACATGGAACTGAGAAGCCTAGTTGAGGTCATTCGTAGCCATCTTAAAGGTAAAAGGTATATTTTAGTTCTGGATGATATCTGGGAAAAAGATTTATGGATCAATAAAATCATGGATGTCTTTCCGACAAACTGGGTCAGCCGATTTGTTTTCACATCAAGAAAATACGAAGTTGCATCATTAGCAACCCGTAACTGTGCAGTTAAGCTAGATCCTATGGGAGAAAATCACTCTTGGAAGTTGTTTTGCAGGTTAGCTTTCCGGAATAATGATGAGAAAAGTTGCCCTATAGAGTTACATGATTTGGCCATGAAGTTCTTACGGAAGTGTGAAGGGTTGCCTATTGCTATTGCATGCATAGGTCGTTTATTGTCCTGCAAACCCTCGACCTTAACTGAATGGAACAATGTTTACGAGGAGTTAGAATTACAGTCGACTAATAATGTTATTCCTGGAGTTGATACTATTCTTAAAGTTAGCTTGGAGGACCTTCCATATGAATTGAAGAACTGCTTCTTGCATTGTGCAATATTTCCAGAGGATTGTTTATTGAAGAGAAAGCGGTTAATAAGGCATTGGATTACTGCTGGATtcataaagaaaaaggaaagtaAGACACTCGAAGAAGTGGCAGAGGGGTGCTTGAATGAGCTTGTAAACCGAAGTTTACTACAAGTCGTGAAGAAGAATGAGTTTGGACGAGTGAAATGTTGTCGAATGCATGATATCATCCACCATCTTGCCCTTGAAAAAGCAAAGGAAGAATGCTTTGGTAAAGTTTATGAGGGCCCGGAGACATTTTCAGTAGACAGCACACGACGATTATCTATACAGAGCACCAATATTGAACCTCTATGTCAATCTGGTGTAACACATCTCCGTGCAATTCATGCTTTCACAAGTGACGTCGATATTGATTTGCTGAGGCCTATCTTTATGTCTTCCCATTTGTTGTCAACATTAGATCTGCAAGGTACTAAAATCAAAATGTTGCCTAATGAGGTCTTCAACTTGTTCAATCTGCGATTTTTGGGTCTCAGATATACTGAAATTGAAATTCTACCAAAGGCATTAGGAAGACTTAAAAACTTAGAAGTACTGGATGCCTTGTTTACTCCTCTGCTCTCTTTACCAGAGGAAGTAGTGAAACTACAGAGGCTCTGGTTCCTCTACGCATGTACACTGCACAAGGAACGAACTCTTCAACGTTATGGTGGAATTAAAGTGCCTAGGACCATAAGGAACTTAACCGGACTGCATGCTATGGAAACTATTGAAGCAACATTAGAAACTCTATGCGATGTTGCATCTTTGACTGAATTAAGAGCATTTTCTGTTTGCGATGTCAAAAGTGAACACTCTTTAAACCTTTGCAGAGCTATAATGAACATGAGCCATCTGGTTCATCTGTCCATTGCAGCATTAGACGAAAATCAAGTATTACCTTTGGAAGCACTCTGTTTGCCCGGAACACTTTCTAAACTTGTATTGCAAGGGTGGCTGGAAAAGAAACGGATGCCTAGGATTCTCTCATCCTGGTTACACCTTAACAATCTCTCTAAACTGTCTCTTATATTCTCCAAACTTGATGAAGACTCATTTTCTAGTCTCAAGGTATTAGGTGGTTTATGCTACCTTGAACTGGTTAAGGCTTATGATGGGAAGAAATTGTTCTTTTCTGCATTGTCATTTCCTAGGCTCCGCCGACTAGCAATATGGAGTGCTCAGCAGCTGAACCGAGTTGAAATTGAAGAAGGCGCACTGGAATCCCTTGAAGAGCTAATGTTTACAGACTGCCCAGAATTGAATTGTCTCCCTTATGGCATTGAGTTCCTCAAAGACCTTGAAGAATTACGTTTGGAAGACACTGCAGAGGAGCTCATAGAGAAGCTTAGGCAGGAAAGTAGAGGACATCAAGACAATGAAGAACTTGTGAAGATTAGCCATATTAGAAAGgttgttattatattatcagaGAAAAAcatacgggaaagaattcgtTGA
- the LOC117834241 gene encoding putative disease resistance protein At1g50180: protein MVEAVVGVLTGKLGAALANEAATYGASLLFKEAASLKGLFGEIRIAEEELKSMKAYLRESEKFRDADETTGIFVNKIRELSFRIEDVVDEFMYKLGDNKHGGFAAKAKKRIQHVKVWHRLALELQNINAELKGAAERRDRYACPRMDNYAGSSDRHARSSNQTSCFAREEDLVGIESNAAKLKGWLVDDLEEEKTPKSPQFGGWVE from the coding sequence ATGGTGGAGGCTGTCGTCGGAGTGCTGACTGGCAAGCTAGGTGCGGCCTTGGCGAACGAGGCAGCAACCTATGGTGCATCCCTTCTGTTCAAAGAAGCTGCTTCCCTCAAGGGTCTCTTCGGTGAGATCCGTATAGCCGAGGAGGAGCTGAAGAGCATGAAGGCCTACCTGCGTGAGTCAGAGAAGTTCAGGGATGCCGATGAGACCACTGGCATCTTCGTCAACAAGATCCGGGAACTATCTTTTCGGATCGAGGATGTTGTTGATGAGTTCATGTACAAGCTTGGGGACAACAAGCATGGAGGATTTGCAGCCAAGGCGAAGAAGAGGATCCAGCATGTCAAGGTTTGGCACCGTCTAGCTCTCGAGCTCCAAAATATCAATGCTGAGCTTAAAGGAGCTGCAGAAAGGAGGGATCGCTATGCATGTCCACGAATGGATAACTACGCTGGGAGCAGCGACCGTCATGCCAGATCCAGCAATCAAACTTCATGTTTTGCAAGAGAAGAGGATCTAGTGGGTATTGAAAGTAATGCAGCCAAGCTCAAGGGGTGGCTAGTCGATGATTTGGAAGAGGAAAAAACACCAAAATCACCACAGTTTGGGGGATGGGTGGAGTAG